The proteins below come from a single Blastocatellia bacterium genomic window:
- a CDS encoding PQQ-binding-like beta-propeller repeat protein, whose amino-acid sequence YTSSMVVLDVRTGKRQWHYQLVPHDTHDWDATQASPLFTTKVNGKTRNLVATGGKDGLLHVLDRDTREHLYETAVTTRQNTDAPLTVEGTHACPGVLGGMQWNGPAFNPQTNMLYVPAVDWCGTFKKGENVRHVAGQTYMGGSYVEDPVETAHGWLTAIDASTGKVAWQYRSPKPMLAAVTTTSTGLVFAGELTGDLLALDARTGKVLYRFNLGGPMNGGLISYAINGKQYVAAVTGSASGFWKAAPGASTVVIFALPDGRDLGR is encoded by the coding sequence TCTACACCAGCTCGATGGTCGTGCTCGACGTGCGCACCGGAAAACGGCAGTGGCATTATCAGCTGGTGCCGCACGACACGCATGACTGGGACGCCACGCAAGCCAGCCCGCTCTTTACGACGAAGGTCAATGGCAAGACGCGCAACCTCGTCGCCACCGGCGGCAAAGACGGCCTCCTGCATGTGCTCGACCGCGACACCCGCGAGCACCTTTACGAGACTGCCGTGACGACGCGCCAGAACACCGACGCGCCGCTCACCGTCGAAGGCACGCACGCCTGCCCCGGCGTCCTCGGCGGCATGCAGTGGAACGGCCCGGCGTTCAACCCGCAGACCAACATGCTCTACGTCCCGGCGGTCGATTGGTGCGGCACGTTCAAGAAGGGCGAAAACGTGCGGCACGTGGCCGGTCAAACCTACATGGGCGGCAGCTACGTCGAAGACCCTGTCGAGACGGCGCACGGCTGGCTGACCGCCATTGACGCCTCGACCGGCAAGGTGGCGTGGCAGTACCGCTCGCCGAAGCCGATGCTGGCGGCGGTGACGACGACCTCAACCGGCCTGGTCTTCGCGGGCGAGTTGACCGGCGACCTGCTGGCGCTCGATGCGCGGACGGGGAAAGTTCTTTATCGTTTCAACCTCGGCGGGCCGATGAATGGCGGATTGATCAGCTATGCGATCAACGGCAAGCAGTATGTGGCGGCGGTGACGGGCAGTGCCTCGGGATTTTGGAAGGCCGCGCCCGGCGCTTCGACGGTGGTGATCTTTGCTCTGCCCGATGGCAGGGATTTGGGGAGATAG